A window of Lepus europaeus isolate LE1 chromosome 11, mLepTim1.pri, whole genome shotgun sequence contains these coding sequences:
- the LOC133770635 gene encoding uveal autoantigen with coiled-coil domains and ankyrin repeats protein-like: MSETQLRDSGGLDTHTQGSSPCAADRLQAGPEVSTAHKGSLGPLTQPCALRASPPGVHALATRGVQDFNLGTASPPVGFMKGILGDRWENQKNSSVALAKLLQVKGTLEKEVGLIQARLREKEEEIQGRTEDVSKFQIEVQRTRQALKQLETREVVDLSKHKAMKSDLEAHIAILNQRLANLNRKYEEVCEEVLHAKKKELPTKEEKEFLHCNLEQEIKDQKEPCDRSLTTVTELQRIQESAKQLEAKDDKEWQARLLVIS; encoded by the exons ATGAGTGAAACCCAGCTTCGTGACTCAGGGGGGCTGGACACCCACACCCAAGGGTCCTCTCCCTGTGCTGCAGATAGGCTGCAGGCTGGCCCTGAAGTGTCCACTGCACACAAGGGGAGTCTGGGACCCCTCACACAGCCCTGTGCTCTGCGGGCTTCTCCACCAGGGGTCCATGCTCTGGCCACAAGGGGAGTCCAGGATTTCAACCTGGGAACAGCCTCACCACCTGTAGGTTTCATGAAGGGCATCCTAGGTGACCGATG GGAGAATCAGAAGAACTCTTCTGTGGCCCTGGCTAAGCTCTTGCAGGTGAAGGGAACTTTGGAGAAGGAGGTTGGACTCATCCAGGCGCGtctgagagaaaaggaagaggagatcCAAGGTAGAACTGAAGACGTCTCCAAATTCCAGATCGAGGTTCAGAGGACTCGGCAGGCCTTAAAACAGTTGGAAACCAGAGAGGTAGTTGATTTGTCTAAACACAAGGCAATGAAAAGTGATTTGGAGGCACATATTGCTATCTTAAATCAAAGACTGGCCAATCTGAATAGAAAGTATGAGGAAGTCTGTGAGGAGGTTTTGCATGCCAAAAAGAAAGAGCTGCCCacaaaagaagagaaggaatttCTACATTGCAACCTGGAGCAGGAGATCAAGGATCAGAAGGAACCATGCGATCGGTCCCTAACAACAGTCACAGAGCTGCAGAGAATTCAAGAATCTGCTAAACAACTTGAAGCCAAAGATGATAAG GAATGGCAAGCAAGGCTGCTGGTGATTTCCTGA